A section of the Pseudanabaena mucicola str. Chao 1806 genome encodes:
- a CDS encoding type II toxin-antitoxin system Phd/YefM family antitoxin, whose amino-acid sequence MHQVTLQDAEKHLANLLAEAHRGEEVIVVNDDGTLFKIIAIGKTRPIPKFGSAKGLIKMSDDFDEPLEDFAEYAP is encoded by the coding sequence ATGCACCAAGTCACCTTACAAGACGCAGAAAAGCACCTCGCTAATCTTCTTGCAGAAGCCCACAGAGGCGAAGAAGTAATCGTGGTCAATGATGATGGCACATTATTTAAAATTATTGCGATCGGTAAAACTCGACCAATCCCAAAATTTGGTAGCGCCAAAGGCTTAATCAAAATGTCTGATGACTTTGACGAGCCACTAGAAGACTTTGCGGAGTATGCCCCATGA
- a CDS encoding DUF5615 family PIN-like protein, whose protein sequence is MKFKIDENLPIEFAELLQKEGYDASTIYSESLKGAKDPVVIDVCKQEQRVLITLDLDFADIQTYPPQEYSGIIVLRVYKQDKPYLMSFLQKLIPAIATNSPVGQLWIVEEGKIRIRS, encoded by the coding sequence ATGAAATTTAAGATTGATGAAAACCTACCCATAGAGTTTGCAGAACTCTTGCAAAAAGAGGGATATGACGCTTCTACAATTTATTCAGAGTCGCTCAAAGGGGCAAAAGATCCTGTTGTAATTGATGTATGCAAACAAGAACAGAGAGTATTAATTACTCTAGACTTAGATTTTGCTGATATTCAAACCTACCCACCCCAAGAATATTCAGGTATCATAGTTTTGAGAGTTTATAAACAAGACAAACCCTATCTGATGTCATTTTTGCAAAAATTGATTCCCGCGATCGCCACAAACTCTCCAGTAGGACAACTATGGATTGTGGAAGAAGGAAAAATCAGAATTAGATCTTGA
- a CDS encoding DUF433 domain-containing protein, translated as MNWQNRIITDPSICHGRACIKGTRIMVSVILDNLAARVSEPEILKSYPTLTPEDIQAAISYAADLARERVILLPLAATSA; from the coding sequence ATGAATTGGCAAAATCGCATTATCACAGATCCTTCAATCTGTCATGGGAGAGCCTGCATCAAAGGCACAAGAATCATGGTTTCTGTCATCCTTGACAATCTAGCCGCTAGAGTCAGCGAACCAGAAATCTTAAAAAGCTATCCTACCCTCACCCCCGAAGACATCCAAGCAGCCATTAGCTACGCCGCCGACCTAGCTCGTGAGCGAGTTATTTTATTACCGTTAGCTGCTACAAGCGCATGA